One stretch of bacterium DNA includes these proteins:
- a CDS encoding CocE/NonD family hydrolase — protein MSPSPRNGAPPGAGWATPTHPVACERHVTMRLSDGTHLAADVYLPAGAPGPWPAILERTPYNKLGAPLVLSAKYFASHGYAVVVQDVRGRFESEGEFYPFGNEGPDGVETVAWVRAQPWCDGRVATIGLSYSSCTQTSLAALDPPGLAAQFVSMGFHNYHTASMRQGGALEVRFALYSFMMALTSHEAASDAATRVAMNQAWGEIRSWLAQLPPKAGLTPLRHVPSYERWLLDIWQHGDYDAYWSGRPGYSIEGLYERHADVPVYFCGGWYDSYARSTVTNYVELSRRKKGPVRLIMGPWIHGGANLDLAYSGDAEFGPDAPLGYDQFRLRWFDAVLSPKGANGVLDDPPVQIFVMGGGSGRKVPGSGKLDVGGRWRTEREWPPARTEYTPFYLQPGGGLAPHSPPAGAGPSRFVFDPADPVPTIGGNISVGYDIMPGGGFDQRGGPHVYGARDRLPLSVRRDVLVFSTPPLARDVEVTGTVEVHLWAASSAHDTDFTAKLIDVYPPNPDYPDGYELNIGDSIIRARYRDNRERPELLEPGRPYEFTITLYPTSLVFKRGHRIRLHVSSSNFPRFDVNPNTGGPLGLDQAHQTATQAVFHDAGRPSRVILPIIPT, from the coding sequence ATGAGCCCGTCTCCGCGGAACGGGGCGCCGCCGGGCGCCGGCTGGGCGACCCCGACGCATCCGGTCGCCTGCGAGCGGCACGTCACGATGCGGCTCTCCGACGGGACGCACCTCGCGGCGGACGTCTACCTGCCGGCCGGCGCCCCGGGCCCGTGGCCGGCGATCCTCGAGCGCACGCCCTACAACAAGCTCGGCGCGCCGCTGGTGCTCTCCGCGAAGTATTTCGCCAGCCACGGCTACGCCGTCGTAGTACAAGATGTGCGCGGCCGATTCGAGTCGGAGGGCGAGTTTTACCCGTTCGGCAACGAAGGACCCGACGGCGTGGAGACGGTCGCGTGGGTGCGCGCGCAGCCGTGGTGCGACGGCCGCGTCGCGACGATCGGCCTGTCCTACTCGTCGTGCACGCAGACCAGCCTCGCGGCGCTCGATCCGCCCGGGCTCGCCGCGCAGTTCGTGAGCATGGGGTTTCACAACTACCACACCGCCTCGATGCGCCAGGGCGGCGCGCTCGAGGTGCGGTTCGCGCTCTACTCGTTCATGATGGCGCTCACGTCGCACGAGGCCGCCTCCGACGCCGCCACGCGCGTCGCGATGAACCAGGCGTGGGGCGAGATCCGGTCCTGGCTTGCCCAGCTGCCGCCGAAGGCGGGTCTCACGCCCCTCCGGCACGTGCCGTCCTACGAGCGCTGGCTGCTCGACATCTGGCAGCACGGGGACTACGACGCGTACTGGTCCGGACGTCCGGGGTATTCGATCGAGGGCCTGTACGAGCGCCACGCCGACGTCCCCGTCTATTTCTGCGGCGGGTGGTACGATTCGTACGCGCGCTCGACCGTGACCAATTACGTCGAGTTGAGCCGCCGCAAGAAGGGGCCCGTCCGGCTCATCATGGGGCCGTGGATCCACGGCGGCGCCAACCTCGATCTCGCCTATTCGGGCGACGCCGAATTCGGGCCCGACGCGCCGCTCGGCTACGACCAATTCCGGCTGCGGTGGTTCGACGCGGTGCTGTCCCCGAAGGGGGCAAACGGCGTGCTCGACGACCCGCCGGTGCAGATTTTCGTCATGGGCGGCGGCTCCGGCCGCAAGGTCCCCGGCTCCGGCAAGCTCGACGTCGGCGGCCGCTGGCGGACCGAACGCGAATGGCCGCCCGCGCGCACCGAGTACACGCCATTCTATCTGCAGCCGGGAGGCGGGCTGGCCCCGCACTCGCCGCCCGCCGGGGCCGGGCCGTCGCGGTTCGTCTTCGATCCAGCGGATCCGGTGCCGACGATCGGCGGCAACATCTCGGTGGGCTACGATATCATGCCGGGCGGCGGCTTCGACCAGCGCGGCGGTCCCCACGTCTACGGCGCGCGGGACCGCCTCCCCCTGTCGGTGCGGCGCGACGTGCTCGTGTTCTCCACGCCGCCGCTCGCGCGCGACGTCGAGGTCACGGGCACCGTCGAGGTGCATCTCTGGGCCGCGTCCTCCGCGCACGACACGGACTTCACGGCGAAGTTGATCGACGTCTACCCGCCCAACCCCGACTATCCGGACGGCTACGAGCTCAACATCGGCGACTCGATCATCCGCGCGCGCTACCGGGACAACCGCGAGCGGCCGGAGCTGCTCGAGCCCGGCCGGCCCTACGAGTTCACGATCACGCTGTATCCGACGAGCCTCGTCTTCAAGCGTGGGCACCGTATCCGCCTGCACGTCTCGTCGTCGAATTTTCCTCGGTTCGACGTAAATCCCAACACCGGCGGCCCGTTGGGCCTCGACCAGGCCCA
- a CDS encoding dipeptidase — translation MTPRRQNDPLVFDGHNDTVLSMMKTGRSFFERSETGHIDLPRAREGGLGGGFFAVYIPDPAPPAEDVRSRAATLESAMSRYADERTWPEPMPLEYAEAQAVDLLGRLLHVVAASDGQVAAVRTAAELQSCLDRGTFAMLLHFEGAEPLDPDGRALETFYAAGVRSVGLTHSRRNRYATGVPFKFPSSPDTGPGLTDLGRALVRQLNARRVMIDLSHINEQGFWDVAKISRAPLICTHSNAHALSASARNLTDRQMDAIKDSHGIAGLNYHVGFLREDGGRSPDTPIARMVDHVEYMAERMGIDHVGLGSDFDGATMPAELRDAAGLPRLMAALRARGHTEGDLAKLAHGNWVRVLRETWGA, via the coding sequence ATGACGCCCCGGAGGCAGAACGACCCGCTGGTCTTCGACGGGCACAACGACACGGTCCTCAGCATGATGAAGACCGGCCGATCGTTTTTCGAACGGTCGGAGACCGGCCACATCGATCTGCCGCGCGCCCGGGAGGGCGGACTCGGCGGCGGATTCTTCGCCGTGTATATTCCGGATCCGGCCCCGCCGGCCGAGGACGTCCGGTCCCGGGCGGCCACCCTCGAATCCGCGATGAGCCGCTACGCGGATGAGCGCACGTGGCCAGAGCCGATGCCGCTCGAATACGCGGAGGCGCAGGCGGTCGATCTCCTCGGACGGCTGCTGCACGTCGTGGCCGCTTCCGACGGGCAGGTGGCCGCGGTGCGCACGGCGGCCGAGCTGCAGTCGTGTCTCGACCGGGGGACCTTCGCGATGCTGCTGCACTTCGAGGGCGCGGAGCCCCTCGACCCGGACGGCCGGGCGCTCGAAACCTTCTACGCCGCGGGCGTGCGCTCGGTCGGGCTCACGCACAGCCGGCGCAACCGGTACGCTACCGGCGTGCCGTTCAAGTTCCCGAGCAGCCCGGACACCGGCCCGGGACTCACCGATCTCGGCCGCGCGCTCGTCCGGCAGCTCAACGCGCGGCGGGTGATGATCGATCTGTCGCACATCAACGAGCAGGGCTTTTGGGACGTCGCGAAGATCTCCCGGGCACCGCTGATTTGCACGCACTCGAACGCGCACGCTCTCTCCGCGAGCGCCCGGAACCTGACCGACCGTCAGATGGACGCGATCAAGGACAGCCACGGCATCGCCGGGCTCAACTATCACGTCGGCTTCCTCCGCGAGGACGGCGGACGCTCCCCGGACACGCCGATCGCGCGGATGGTCGACCACGTCGAGTACATGGCGGAGCGGATGGGGATCGATCACGTCGGCCTGGGCTCGGACTTCGACGGCGCCACGATGCCGGCGGAGCTGCGGGACGCCGCGGGGCTGCCGCGGCTCATGGCGGCGCTGCGCGCGCGCGGCCACACGGAGGGCGATCTGGCGAAGCTCGCGCACGGCAACTGGGTGCGCGTGCTGCGGGAGACGTGGGGCGCATGA